The proteins below come from a single Pristiophorus japonicus isolate sPriJap1 chromosome 18, sPriJap1.hap1, whole genome shotgun sequence genomic window:
- the c18h1orf50 gene encoding LOW QUALITY PROTEIN: uncharacterized protein C1orf50 homolog (The sequence of the model RefSeq protein was modified relative to this genomic sequence to represent the inferred CDS: inserted 1 base in 1 codon), with translation MSHRDPDSGMATSPTAAQVESCDNPAGLQLISTYRTNRIGDPLDIVALAEQIQKADDFVRASACNKLTVIAEQIQHLQEKARKVLEEAKRDADLHHVACNVVKKPGMVYFMYRRDSDQRYFSILSPKEWGQSCPHEFLGAYQLQHDMSWTPYKEIEKRDAEIRLIDKLLTQQQALPQSTEPNFQGLXPMTLPPSENSLEHSTCPDKEALIAESTVLPDVYTGPF, from the exons CGGCGCAGGTGGAGAGCTGTGACAATCCTGCTGGCCTGCAGCTGATCAGCACCTACCGAACCAATCGGATCGGAGACCCTCTCGACATTGTAGCCCTGGCAGAGCAAATCCAAAAG GCAGATGACTTTGTTCGTGCCAGTGCCTGTAATAAACTGACTGTGATCGCCGAGCAGATCCAACACCTCCAGGAGAAAGCTCGAAAG GTCCTGGAAGAGGCCAAGAGGGACGCAGATCTCCATCACGTCGCCTGTAATGTTGTGAAGAAGCCCGGGATGGTCTATTTCATGTACAGACGGGATTCTGACCAGCGATACTTCTCCATTCTTTCTCCGAAG GAGTGGGGGCAGAGCTGCCCACATGAGTTCCTTGGTGCCTACCAGCTGCAGCATGACATGTCATGGACACCGTACAAGGAGATTGAGAAAAGAGATGCAGAAATTCGTCTCATTGACAAGCTCTTAACCCAACAGCAGGCACTGCCACAGAGTACAGAGCCTAACTTCCAGGGAC ACCCAATGACACTACCTCCCAGCGAGAACAGTCTCGAACATTCGACATGTCCTGACAAGGAGGCTTTGATTGCAGAAAGCACTGTGCTTCCTGATGTTTACACGGGGCCATTTTAA